The DNA region TGATACCATGATATAAGTTCGCCCTCAGTCACAGTGTTGGCATGGTTGTTTGTTAATAATAATTATGATCACCACCTGATACTAATTAGCATCCCTCTTCAAACATGGCTGGACACACCAGACACACATCATTGCCAAAAGTGAGGGGACACGACCAAATGCTCAAATGATATGTTCTTCCAAAACCCCCAACAGTGCATCTGCCTTTTGAGTATTGTGGCAGCTCACTGTGGGACATCAAGATCCTAATTCCTCACATGATTACATGCTGCCATCACCCTTCCCATATAGCCGAGACAATGAGGCCATCCTTCCGGTGGTCACAAAATCATCATGACCTCTCCCCATCCACCACTGGCTAGTGTATGTGCATAGTGTCCAAGCAAAGCTAGACCATGGATGGGGCCCACCCAGTGCTTTACGATCCTAGCTCGTCGAGAACATGAAAACGTACACGATCCAATCAAGATTTGTATGTAATTTATCCATCAAAATTGATTTCTGCTGACTGAGGGGCCATATTAACCTTCAGAACATGATTTAACCTTCCACTGCTTCTGTAATACtacctccgtcccaaattacaattcgttttggatatatatttttttgCCATACGCCAAAATGTATATCATATCTAAGATAAATAGcaaaaaatatatatctaaaaaTGCCAAAAAAAATTATAATTTAGGATAGAGGAAGTATATGCGTGCTGAGAGACCAGTGTGCGTGGAAGGTTATATATCGATATTTCTAGGAGAGGGCGATATATATAAACTTTCCTGAATGGAATTAGGAAGAAGAGCCCAACTCACTCAACCATATACTGTATATCTATATACACACCCCCTAATTGGAGATTTAATGTTGATTGATGATGATATTACAATTGTGACTTGTGGACCCCCCATCATTAAAAAGGTTAGTTGTTACAATATGAGCTAACCACCACCACCTGTGTCCCACATCAGACAGACCTTTCAGTTGGCCCAAAATTCAGAGTTCCATGTGGAAAGCAATTATGTGGTGTGTAAAGAGGGCAAGCCAAGCCTTACCGAGAACAGGAGGATGATGGAGCAATCTTACTAGAACTACCAAACCAAAGTTAATTACTTTGGAGTCACGAAGCATGTCGATCGATGTGCGTCCAGTAAATGGGCGTGCAGGTGTGGTTGGGTGATCGAGTGCAGTTGGCACAATCACCACCACTACACTCATACTCGTGCATAACAAAAGAAATATAATATTGTAATTTGCAATGAATATTGATTAAGGATGTGATATATTGCTACGTATAATCAAAGGCCGGGGACCTTTTATTTGCAAACAGTGAAGGCCGGCCCATGGAAGCCTTCATCATCATCTAATGAGAGAATGATTAGCAGCAGGGTAAAGCCACAGGAAGAGCTGTGGGAAAATGAAGAGAAGTCAGTAGGTGCATGCATgcaagtattagaatactctcCATCAGAATAATATATGTATGGACTCCGATCCTGCAATTCCTgtacctttttcttttttgtcaACCTTTGCGTTATTGTGTTCGTGTTTgcttgtttttggctcatgTGGCCTGCCTGCCTCCCCTATATGTATGGGTACCcatcttcctctcctctctccccctctcttcggctcttcttccttccctctCTCCTCACACACGTATTCTCTCCTCCCCaaccactctctctctctctccacacATACACAAAATTAAGCACAGAATTGAAGCAGCTAGAGAGCACATGCACACAGGCCATAGGTAAACTTTTGCAAGAAACCATCCGCTTGTATTATCTAGCTCCTAGATCTATCTAGACGACAACAGCAGAAACTCTGTATGGAGCAAGAAGAGGTCGGTCTAGCCCTGGGCCTCTCCCTGGGCTCCGGCCACCACCAGCTCAAGGAACAGCCCTCGCCGTCGTCGCACTCGTGCACGCTGCTGGAGCCGTCGTTGTCGCTCCGCCTCCCAGCCAAAGACAGCCCGGCGGCACCGGTGAGGATTGCTGCCGTGAAGCGGGAGCTGCGGATGGAGGAGGACGACCAGGCTGCCGACAGGGCGCTTTACTCGGTGGCTTCGTCGGCACTGGTGGCGCCGGACGACGACGAAGGGTGCAACAGCCGGAAGAAGCTGAGGCTGACCAAGGAGCAGTCGGCGCTGCTGGAGGATCGCTTCAAGGAGCACAGCACCCTTAACCCTGtaagcaaacaaaaaaaaaatactaaAATCATCTGTGTCAGTATTTTTGGTTTCTGGATTCCTTAATTGTGTTCTCCCCTTTGCTGATGCATGGTTGGTCTCTGGGCAGAAGCAAAAGGCTGCTTTGGCTAAGCAACTGAACCTGAGGCCAAGGCAAGTGGAGGTGTGGTTCCAAAACAGAAGAGCCAGGTTAGTCAGTCATATTCACCTCAAAACCCCTATCCAtatcttctttcctttttttcatTCCTTACTTTTCCATCATATTTATTTCTTGGCaattgtaatataaattaaagaagtaattcataaACTCTGCCTGATAACAAATCAATTGATCTAGCATATAAATCTACTTTTTGATAATATGCATGCATGGATTGTTGCAGAACGAAGTTGAAGCAGACAGAGGTGGACTGCGAGCTTCTCAAGCGCTGCTGCGAGACGTTAACCGAGGAgaaccgccgcctccaccgTGAGCTCCAGCAGCTCCGCTCCTTCAACCACCCCCACCCGGCCGCCTTTTTCAtgcccgccgccgctctctCCATCTGCCCCTCCTGTGAGCGCCTCACCGGAGCacctgccaccaccaccaccaccaccaccggcgGTGCAGACCGGCCCAAGGCGAGTGGCCCTGGCCGAGTAGCCCACTTGTTCAACCCTTTCACCAATTCCGCCGCCTGCTGAACGTTTGGTCAATCCATTCACCCATGATTTAGGCAATAGCAAATCATTGAATcattatatgtatatatatatatatatacatacatctTTAGCTAGCCATTCTATCTAGCATCACCGATAATTCGCCGTCATGTACTAGTAATTGATTGGCTATAGATAGCACATattctcctcccctcccctttAATTCGTCAGCTTTGTTTTTCACAAGCTAATGACTTACTAGCGTGTGAGGAGGATGGAGCACCACGCATGCATGCATCTAGGAAAAAGAAATGTCTTGTTTGGTGTTGTTGGTGTAGCTATAGCTTGAGTAGTTGTTACTGATGAATATTTCCTTTTGTTCATTGTCAGTCAGGGAAGTATCATCATTAGATGATGATGACATGACACCACAGGCACATCTCAGTTTATTTGGATGTGGATTCATGTATATATGCCAAAGATGTATCTGTTTCACCAATTCTATAATatattgattttttttaaaaaaaatgtgtGTGATGCTTGCACACGGATGAAGAGAAATTTGTGTATTGCAGATGAAAGTGACTCCTTTTAGTTTTCTAAACAAAAAGGCCATTTTCTTACAAAAATCTACATCGATGTTATGAACTTATGATAGATACAATTGTGAAGAAACCAACAATAGTTTTATATTCTTTTTGTTAATTAAGTTATTATTGAGAAAGTATGGGGTCATGCTTGCTTGAAAGAATAATAATGCATTTTTTGGTTCGGATGATATTCAATGAACAGTCGAGATAATAATCTGTTTAGCATGTTATTACGTACCTTTATTTGGAGAACCTAATATCTGCATATCCAGATCCCTCTAATAATAAGGGGCACATGCAGATTATGTGAGCAAAGACACGAACTAGTCGTGATACAACACCAAAGGAGGTTGGGCTATGGTAGTTTAAACTTGTGAGGCATGCGTTGCATGCATGTATGGGTGTGCATGCAGGGGGCACAGACAAACAATGATCTTTCTGTTGAGACACACACACCGCCCGAGCTCCTGCCTCCCGATCTCTTGGCAATTTCTTGATGACCCCCGTCACCTGCGGTCGACGTACGGCATCACGAATATAATCCCCTAGGCTACCTAGTCATGCAGGCACGTCCGTTCGAATCTCCATCATATCCACTGACCAAGGCAATAAGTATGAAACTTGTTTCCATGCTGGAATTACTGTTGACATGTCTTTGGAATTGATTGACTGTTCAAGGCATGTACTAAGTTCCCATGGGGCCGGGCTTCGAGCTGAGCTGAGCTAGTCCATGACATCAGCCTTGAGTACTGACAGTCACTGCATATGCAACTTGTGATAGGACCATGAAATTTTGTATGGACAGACACAGCATATCACTACTGAGCATTTGTCCAACGCTTTAGTTCCCGACGCATTTTCATCTGGTACTGACGTGCGAAATTAGTACCCAAGTAGAAATTTTCGATCCTCGGAGGCATTTAGTACTGGTCGGTAACACTAACCAATACTAAATGCTTCTCCACGGGTTACTTCAAAAGCATATCTAATCCCATCACATGTGCTGTGTAGATGAGATAGCAAGGAAGGTTCGCGCGAGACTTAAGGTTGTGAGTTCGAATCCCACGGACCGGACACAACCATATAACACGTGAAATTCGCGTGACTTGTGACTTGCGATGATGATGCGCGTGTGCGGGAGCCTCCCGGCGGCTCCTGAATTTTTTTCTTTACTTTTTGGACGCAAAGCCGTTTAGTACTGGTTGGTGTTACCGACTGGTACTAAATGGTCCCTTTAGTACTAGGCGTTttgaccggtactaaatggtgTGGCGTTTAGTACTGATCAGAGCCTCCCGGCTGCTCCTGAATTTTTTTCTTTACTTTTTGGATGCAAAGCTGTTTAGTACTAGTTTGTGTTACCGACTGGTACTAAATGGCTCCTTTAGTACTAGACGTTTTGACCGGTACTAAAATGATGTGGCATTTAGCACCGATCAGGCGGGCGGTACCGGTCAGTTGTCCGGTACTAAACGGTTACTGACCGGTACCTAGAGGTCAGTTCTCTAGTTGTGCATCCGTCCTTGAGTACTTCATGCAGCAACAGTATACGGATGTCTTGTGTGTTTTGAGTGTACGGTGAAAAGTCTTGGATGTGAAAGGAATTAAGAAGGGTTGGAAACTAAGCTGACGTGTAGGGAAAGTCCAGAATGATGGGGAAGTCAGCCAATGACGGCTCATGTAGTGCTAAGTTTGTTGTACGCTCTTCAGGTGATTTGGAAATGTTGACTGCAATTCATTCAAAAGAACGTTGACTGCAAAACCAAGTCTACCAACAAGGACACCTCATCATGGACAGATGCAAGTGAGTATACGTACCTTTAATTTACTCATTTTGCCCCAATAATAAAGTCGATGAGGTATTTAGTAACTAGGCTTTACCATACACGTATTACTAGTCTACTACAAAAAAATTGGCTAGCTTATCCATGGCAAATTCAAGAATCCGATCCAGCGATAAATCAGTTCAATTTTTTAAGAACGTTGGGAACAAACTTCCCTAAAAGTCAGATGGTATTTTTTTCATAGAAAAGTCTGAGAGAAAATTTGTGCCTAGAAATTAAATGATGGGTAAGTCATCCACATCTGTACTCTCTCTCCCATGGGATTTCAAAATATTGACTGTAAACCCCAAGTACAGATACAAGTAGTATGCGTATCTCTAATTCCCCTCCCAACCcacaccacccccccccccccccccccccgcgataATAAAGGAAGCCCTTTTTTTTCTCGCTACCATTGACATCCACACAAGATCCTACAATCTAGTGCATTAGGGTTACCGTGAGCCTTTTTTTTTCTCGCTACCATTCGCAGCACACGTCTTGCTCAAACCACACGAAGATGTACAAGATTATAGGAGATTTTCAGGATCCAGATAAAAGATAATCAAGGCTACACAAGCCATAGTGTTATTATCTCAAGTGAAGCCCAAGCCTATATAAATTTGTATCCGCTTCCATGCATGCGCATTTGATGAACAAGCGTCCCTAATTTAGGTAAATATTTATTACGAAGACCTCTTCTGCTGTCAATGAAATTAGGTATTCTATTTCAGACACTCAAAACTTTGAACAATGTATGCCAAAGTTTTTAAATTGGCTCTCTATTACCTTAAAATGACTTGGATGAATTCTGCCAAAAAGTGTTAAATCTTTGAACATGAAGTACTTGGTGGCTTTATTAAATGTATATAACATGTATGTTGAAGACAATGACAAATATGTTCATAGCAGTGCTATACTAGCAATGCTTTCGCAAGGAAGAAGGGCAGGAAGAGGTAAGCTGACACTTGGGGCCCACTGTCAGCCCCCTCTGTTTTTGTTGGGTGGCTGATAGTTTCCCGCTTATAATAATTGGATCCTTCTTAGTGGCGGAATCAGGAAAACAATATAGATGGGGCGACTGTACGTGAGAAAAGTAAAAACACATGGTATGCGCACCGATTCATACTGCATTATATTCATATATTGCAATCGCACAATTTGTAGCAAAATTGTGGATGAACAACACAAGTGAATGATGTTAGCTCAAATTTGAAGAATAAATTCATTGTTCTTGTAGCATACATTGGAAAATGCAAAAAATAAAATTGGATGGACCTGTAAATAAATTGTATGAAGATCAACTGAAGTTCGTTAGAAATATAGGCGTCTTACGGCATATTTTAATTCTGAGAATTAACATTTTAATCATGACGAATTCCAGTGATCTTGTGATCATAttatatgtgcatgtgttcaaaTTTAATCTTCTATTAAACAAGAACATAATACAAAATATGAACCAGAGATGATTCGAGAAGTACACCGAGGCGGGTCCTTTGCCGGAGGCATGCAACGCCACCAACTGGAGTAGACATGCTACTCGGTTGGTCTTGCTTAAAGTAGTCGAACTTAGTTGTTGGAGGAAGATGTACGTAGTGCAGTTTCGCGAGGATCCTTCTTCTTTAGCAGGGGAAATAGTTGAAGTAGTCATgctgtagtcgaagtagtcaaacAAATCGTGTTGTAGTAGGAAGTAGTCGTTCTAGTCGGGTTGGAGTAGAAAGCAGTCATACACGTCTTGAAGCTCGAAGTAGTCGTACAGCAAGCAGTCGCAATTGTGTATTTGTACgctcccaaaaaccttattgcCCGTCTATCCCGAGTAGGAGCACTTAGACGAGGAGGTTCCTGAGACATGCTCACACAATCTTTTGTGCGCAGAGAGTTGCGCTGAGAATGAATATGCAGTAGCAGTAAAAGAACAAAGAGAGAAGTGAGAAATCTCCTTAGTAGGAATATCTTGATTGTGTGAGAGAGTTTTAGAATGAGAGGGACTACCTCCTTATTATATAGGTGTGTAGGTCCCAGGCTGCGCTAATGGCCATCAATTTGCACCATTATTCCCGCAATCAACACCATTTAACAGCCATTACTCTCCAATGAAAAAACTATTACTCACATATTATAACTCCCTAGCATTAACTCGTAAGTCTTTTAGTTCTCAATTCATTTTTAAACAAATGGGTAAAgtccaaatattccaacaagtTATCTCTTGCTCCACTCTCTCCATGTCAGGCCGCtgcatccccgccgccgctcgccggcgtacCGTCAGTGCTCCTATTCCATGTGCCGCACACAACTTAGGGTCTGTTTGGTCTGGGGAGGTTTATTATAAATCCATAAGCCTCTTACGTGGAGAGGCTTATAATAAGGCCAAATACTTATTTGGTTGTATGGATTTTTAATAAGCCTGTCTAGTAGTTAATGACCTTTGTGCTCTTTATGTATGGGATGAATGGACAGGATGAAGGGGTAAGGGTTGGAAAATGTTGCTTTTCTGATAGGGTTCATAGAAAATAAATCTTAAAAGCACCCCTTCAAAGAGTTTATAGCTTATGAAGTAGTTTATAATAAATTTCACCTTTAAATCTAGGTGTTTGGAAGGAATAAGACTTAATTAGATAGAATTGGCGAGTGGCGACTCGGCAAGGACTGCGGCGCTCTGGAATTGGTATCGATTGAAGCAGCCAAGCATGCGGGCGGTGGGCTTTCATCTATGGGTCTTTGGACTGCTGATGGGCTGGGCGCTTCACGCTTGGCCACAAAAGCCCAGTTGCATGCGTCGTCTTCCTAAGTTTTCTCACAGGGCATCGGGTCGGGGAACGGAGGGCGCGATTAGCTATTGCTTCAGGTGATCTTCGGCTAAAGAATCTGCGCAATTATATGGACCGTCACCGTCAGGTGTCAACCCAAATAAATCAAACCAAAATTTCTCTAATTAATTTACCGCATACATTGGCTGAAATAATACCCCAACTAGTACTCTCGTAGGAAGAAAAATAGAATAACATATGCATACATGTAGGAGGAGATAAATTGATGACACCAACCATATGCAAGGAGAGTTCATATTAAAAAATCTATAAATTTTAAACCGTGCATCCAAACTAAATTCCGATTGCACCATTAtcttttttatgattttttatgATAAGATCTTCAAAATACAGCTATATTTGCTTATATTTGcataatattttttaaaaatatttttaatagTAAATAATTAGTTTCAGCTACTGGAAACAAATATTTTAACAATTTGAataaataattatttttatgaATAAAAAATTAAACATAACGAATAAGTAATAATATAAACGAACGAAATATTAAACATCTATAACATTTGATTGTATATGATAAATAATAGAAAATAAATACTCAACGTCTATTTAATTCATCAACTGCATAAATTTGACTTGGAAAAATAGTATCATGAAGGAGAGGAAAGAGAATAAgagatgcatgcatgcaggtGGAGACACCCACATGCAAAGGGGTTCCAAACAAAAAAAATCTATAAATCTTGAAATATGTGTCCAAATTAAATTCTATTTGCACAACTGTGTTTCTTTTAAGAAGATCTTCAAATCAAAACCACACTTGACCATATTTTTAGATAATAtttaaaatatatattttattaAGCTAAAATATTTTGACAACTACGGACACATACTTATGCAAGAGGAACAAATAATTAGttttattcaaaaatatttaaatATGATGAACACATAATAGTACACTACAAATAAAGGAACTGAAAAGAACAACAGGTAGCTAACTTAGCTACAGCGTTTGTTAGTAGTAGCGGTGGGCTGCATCATTATATTATTTATTTCAAGCCTTTTGCACATTTTTAAGAAGATAGGGAAGCATGCATgcaccaaaagaaaaaaataatacTATCACTCTAGATACGAAGGAAGTTTAAAGCTAAAATACAATAAGTAATAGACCAAGAATTCAAGTTAATTTCTGATTGCACCACTATATTTTTTTAGAAGATTTTAAAAGAATAAGTCCGCACTTGACAATTTTCAGGATAAGTTTTGAAATATTTTTCTAATATTAAAGATGAtttgtgatatatatatatatacaactaaaataaattatATAAATTCATGGAATAAAAAAATTGCACTGCATACAATTGGAACAAATCATCGAACTCATGGAACAAAATAAATATAGTAAATTATATATCATTAAGGAATGAAAATGTATACACCTAAAACATAGAAAAAAAGAGGTAATATGATTGAAACAATTTATATAACTTATGGGACATAAATTGTATATTTAGGATAAATAGATGTTGTAAGGAAGAAAGATAAAAACATATAGGAAATAAAAAATCAAATGAAATAAAAGATAGAAAAGAAGGAATAAAAAATATCAAGTATTAATGGATTACTCTCATTCGCACACTTAAATTAttgaaaaaaatataaataaataagAGAAATAGAAATTATAAATGATACAAGTATTATATACATAAAGTAAAAAAGGTGAAAATGAAGAATAAGAAAAATTAGAATAATAAGGAATTGCATTTTTCAAGGTAAAAAGAAATTATCTGTAAGAAAATTAGAAATAAATATGGAAGAAAACGTGTTCACATGGTGAACAAGTTAGTATGCATAGTAAAAAAATCAGTTTACACAAAAAAACTAGTCAATCTACAATTTGAATAAATATCATGCATTGTATATGAATCATTCTTCGTTACGATATATAGTTTAACTATAAAAACAATTAAGTATAATTTTTAATATTCAACTCTAAGATCCAAATTATTATAGAAAGATTTGTTCCAAATCGGAAGAAAGGTCACCAAGTAGATTAAATCAGgaaaatataaaagaaaaagtAAATAAACTATATATAAATAGATGATTAGAAAATGGGAAGAAATAAAAAATAGGCGGGAAGAAGTAGGAAAGGAGAAGAAAATaataagaaaaagaaaataagcATAGAACTTATGGAGCATAGGAAGTGAAAGGCAACCCACCCACTGCGCACAGCTCTCTAGGAGCAATAAAAAAGAGCACGGCTTCACATATTTCCACCGTTGTCAAGGTTTCCAGTAAATTGCACTGCAAATTAATTAATAGGCTAAATTATTCCCACCACCAGCGGACCATTAGTTTTTCAAGCGATGGATTGAGATTTTATCACGCGGTAATAGCCGGGAATGAAAGGGGCAGCAAGCACGGGAACTATACATCCCCTATGCTATGAATCCCACATCCATCATCGGAAGGAGCGTGCGCCTGCAGTTGGGCTATTCGATTAGCGTATTGAGCCCAATAACTTTTTCCTCCATGTGGCAGCGGCAGTATGCACCAGGCACATTTATTGCTCTTGCACATGCAAATAATAACATGTCGGACCTAGGGAATACAAAACCGCTCGATAATCGTGATTATCGGTGAAATTTATCGTTACCGATGCTAGCTGAGAACGTAAATCGACTGGAATTTCGCTAGATTTCaatgaaaaattcaaaaatttaaaaaatttta from Panicum hallii strain FIL2 chromosome 9, PHallii_v3.1, whole genome shotgun sequence includes:
- the LOC112877877 gene encoding homeobox-leucine zipper protein HOX15-like — protein: MEQEEVGLALGLSLGSGHHQLKEQPSPSSHSCTLLEPSLSLRLPAKDSPAAPVRIAAVKRELRMEEDDQAADRALYSVASSALVAPDDDEGCNSRKKLRLTKEQSALLEDRFKEHSTLNPKQKAALAKQLNLRPRQVEVWFQNRRARTKLKQTEVDCELLKRCCETLTEENRRLHRELQQLRSFNHPHPAAFFMPAAALSICPSCERLTGAPATTTTTTTGGADRPKASGPGRVAHLFNPFTNSAAC